In a single window of the Atlantibacter hermannii genome:
- the glpT gene encoding glycerol-3-phosphate transporter — protein sequence MLSIFKPAAHASRLPAEKIDPVYRRLRWQIFMGIFFGYAAYYLVRKNFALAMPYLIEQGFSRGDLGFALSGISIAYGFSKFIMGSVSDRSNPRVFLPAGLILAAAVMLFMGFVPWATSSIAVMFVLLFLCGWFQGMGWPPCGRTMVHWWSQKERGGIVSVWNCAHNVGGGIPPLLFLLGMAWFNDWKAALYMPAFAAIIVALFAFALMRDTPQSCGLPPIEEYKNDYPDDYSEKHEEELTAKQIFMQYVLPNKLLWYIAIANVFVYLLRYGILDWSPTYLREVKHFALDKSSWAYFLYEYAGIPGTLLCGWMSDKVFRGNRGATGVFFMTLVTIATIVYWLNPAGNPGVDMACMIVIGFLIYGPVMLIGLHALELAPKKAAGTAAGFTGLFGYLGGSVAASAIVGYTVDFFGWDGGFMVMIGGSVLAVLLLLVVMVGERKHHREMQAKRS from the coding sequence ATGTTAAGTATCTTTAAACCTGCTGCGCACGCGTCAAGGTTGCCTGCAGAAAAGATCGATCCCGTATATCGCCGTTTACGCTGGCAGATTTTTATGGGGATATTTTTTGGTTATGCGGCCTACTATCTGGTGCGAAAAAACTTCGCGCTGGCGATGCCGTATTTGATTGAACAAGGATTTTCACGCGGGGATCTGGGTTTCGCGCTGTCAGGTATTTCTATTGCTTACGGCTTCTCGAAATTCATTATGGGTTCGGTCTCCGATCGCTCCAACCCGCGAGTGTTTCTGCCCGCAGGCTTAATACTGGCGGCGGCAGTGATGTTATTTATGGGCTTTGTGCCCTGGGCGACATCCAGTATTGCGGTCATGTTCGTGCTGCTGTTCCTTTGCGGCTGGTTCCAGGGTATGGGGTGGCCACCGTGTGGTCGTACTATGGTGCACTGGTGGTCGCAGAAGGAGCGTGGCGGGATTGTGTCGGTCTGGAACTGCGCCCATAACGTGGGTGGCGGTATTCCTCCTTTATTATTCCTGCTCGGTATGGCGTGGTTCAACGACTGGAAAGCGGCGCTGTATATGCCAGCTTTCGCAGCGATCATCGTGGCGCTGTTTGCCTTTGCGCTGATGCGCGATACGCCGCAGTCCTGCGGTCTGCCGCCGATTGAAGAGTATAAAAACGATTATCCGGATGATTACAGCGAGAAGCATGAAGAAGAGCTGACCGCAAAGCAGATATTTATGCAGTACGTCCTGCCTAACAAACTGCTGTGGTATATCGCAATTGCCAACGTGTTTGTTTATCTGCTGCGTTACGGCATCCTGGACTGGTCGCCGACCTATCTGCGCGAAGTGAAGCATTTTGCGCTGGATAAATCTTCCTGGGCCTATTTCCTTTATGAGTATGCCGGCATCCCGGGTACGCTGCTTTGCGGCTGGATGTCGGATAAAGTCTTCAGAGGCAATCGCGGCGCAACGGGCGTGTTTTTTATGACCCTTGTGACCATCGCGACCATTGTTTACTGGCTCAACCCGGCCGGGAATCCAGGTGTGGATATGGCCTGTATGATAGTGATCGGCTTCCTTATCTATGGTCCGGTCATGCTGATTGGTTTGCATGCCCTTGAGCTGGCGCCGAAGAAAGCGGCAGGGACAGCGGCAGGCTTTACCGGTCTGTTCGGGTATCTTGGCGGTTCGGTTGCCGCGAGCGCTATTGTTGGCTACACCGTAGACTTTTTCGGCTGGGATGGCGGCTTTATGGTCATGATTGGCGGAAGTGTGCTGGCGGTATTGCTGTTGTTAGTCGTCATGGTGGGGGAACGTAAACACCATCGCGAAATGCAAGCGAAAAGGTCATAA
- the fimG gene encoding fimbrial protein — MRSLLSISFLILLLPVFNVSAITLDISGNVIAFPCEVDVDSVNKTVDLGTASVSGLTEPGSGHTWKSFDIKVVNCPESVNAITATFSGVPSGVAGDLYANTGDATNVAVQVAQRNNTALIQGNGSTMKVNVDSATHEALFPLVARMYSEQGNAQSGTLASVMELNFSYP; from the coding sequence ATGCGAAGCTTATTAAGCATTAGTTTTTTGATTTTATTACTCCCTGTATTTAATGTTAGCGCGATAACGCTTGATATTAGTGGCAATGTTATTGCCTTTCCGTGTGAAGTTGATGTGGATTCTGTCAATAAAACCGTGGACCTGGGAACGGCAAGCGTTTCAGGATTAACCGAGCCGGGCAGTGGGCATACCTGGAAATCATTTGATATTAAAGTGGTTAATTGTCCGGAATCGGTAAATGCCATTACCGCAACGTTTTCTGGCGTGCCTTCAGGCGTGGCGGGCGATCTGTACGCGAATACCGGCGATGCAACCAATGTCGCAGTCCAGGTGGCGCAACGTAACAATACGGCGCTTATTCAGGGGAATGGCAGCACCATGAAGGTCAACGTTGATAGTGCAACTCACGAAGCATTATTTCCTCTGGTCGCAAGAATGTATAGTGAACAGGGAAATGCGCAAAGTGGCACGCTGGCAAGCGTAATGGAATTAAATTTTAGTTATCCATAA
- the glpA_2 gene encoding anaerobic glycerol-3-phosphate dehydrogenase, with protein MGPEQADVVIIGGGATGAGIARDCARRGLKAILLERQDFATGATGRNHGLLHSGARYAVNDAESARECIAENRILKKVARHCIEPTGGLFITLPEDSFEWQSQFITACHSAGIDTELLTPEEALNIEPSVNPALVGCVRVPDGTVDPFRLTTANMLDAREHGAVLYTWHEVTGLIRHNDRVRGVRVFDHQHGETREIYAEVVVNAAGIWARILRSMRICAFVCFRPKAHY; from the coding sequence ATGGGACCAGAACAAGCGGATGTGGTGATTATCGGCGGCGGCGCGACCGGCGCAGGTATCGCCAGGGATTGCGCGCGACGCGGCCTCAAGGCCATCTTACTGGAGCGCCAGGATTTCGCCACGGGCGCAACCGGGCGTAATCATGGGTTATTGCACAGTGGCGCGCGTTACGCGGTCAATGATGCTGAGTCGGCCAGGGAATGTATTGCGGAAAACCGCATTCTTAAAAAAGTCGCCCGCCATTGTATTGAGCCTACTGGCGGCCTGTTTATTACACTGCCGGAAGATTCTTTCGAATGGCAGAGCCAGTTCATCACCGCCTGCCACAGCGCAGGCATCGATACAGAATTACTGACCCCAGAAGAAGCGTTAAACATTGAGCCGAGCGTCAATCCTGCGTTGGTCGGCTGCGTCCGGGTGCCAGACGGCACCGTCGACCCTTTCCGTTTAACGACGGCGAATATGCTGGATGCCCGCGAACATGGAGCTGTGCTGTATACCTGGCACGAAGTGACCGGCCTGATCCGTCACAATGACCGTGTTCGCGGCGTGCGCGTTTTCGACCATCAGCATGGCGAAACCCGTGAAATTTATGCTGAGGTAGTGGTAAACGCGGCCGGGATCTGGGCGCGCATATTGCGGAGTATGCGGATTTGCGCATTCGTATGCTTCCGGCCAAAGGCGCATTACTGA
- the lpfC gene encoding fimbrial usher protein produces the protein MDQADHMFAINVNVPLSIFDRNTRAWASWNMSSSKNGSTVNNVGINGTLLDGNNLSYSVNQTYTSQDHVYGGYANLGYTGERGRLSGNYAYDKHQQTLNYDLRGGLLLHENGLTLSQEMDETVALIKAPDTHGARISNNLGVSTDTRGYAVIPYLTPYRETDIELDTETLNDDVDTTISSHKVIPARGSVVRVDFDTKAGQRVLFTLMTEENKYVPFGAIASVDGKKSNTISNIVGDGGQIYFKWSGRQRRAERLMG, from the coding sequence ATGGATCAGGCCGACCATATGTTCGCCATTAATGTTAACGTGCCGCTGAGCATATTTGACAGAAATACCCGCGCCTGGGCCAGCTGGAATATGAGCAGCAGTAAAAATGGCAGCACCGTTAATAACGTGGGCATTAACGGAACATTGTTGGATGGCAATAACCTTAGCTATAGCGTTAACCAAACCTACACTTCACAGGATCATGTTTATGGTGGTTATGCGAACCTGGGGTATACCGGGGAAAGAGGGAGACTGTCGGGCAATTATGCCTATGATAAGCATCAACAAACATTAAATTATGATCTTCGCGGCGGACTGCTCCTGCATGAGAATGGCTTAACGTTATCTCAGGAGATGGACGAAACCGTTGCGCTTATTAAAGCCCCGGACACGCATGGCGCTCGTATCAGTAATAATTTAGGCGTTAGTACCGATACACGCGGCTACGCCGTTATTCCTTATCTCACTCCCTACCGGGAAACCGACATTGAGTTAGATACCGAGACTTTAAATGATGATGTGGATACCACCATCAGCTCGCACAAAGTCATTCCGGCGAGAGGCTCTGTCGTGCGTGTTGATTTTGATACCAAAGCGGGCCAGCGCGTGCTGTTTACGCTGATGACTGAAGAAAATAAATATGTGCCCTTTGGCGCAATTGCTTCTGTTGACGGCAAAAAGAGCAACACCATATCGAACATTGTCGGCGATGGCGGTCAGATTTATTTTAAGTGGTCTGGAAGACAGCGGCGCGCTGAGCGTCTCATGGGGTGA
- the xerC_1 gene encoding tyrosine recombinase, translating to MKKRKHLTPSEVERILDVVKAGPNPQRDYCLIWMCFIHGCRVSEIRRWRLSDIDLQNGNVFVHRLKNGFSTIHPLYARERKALTEWLEVRKHYRGAESEWLFLSNRGNKLSRQRIYWLLRNYSEAANLDVHAHPHMLRHGCGFALADKGVDTRLIQDYLGHKNIQHTVLYTASNANRFKDVW from the coding sequence ATGAAAAAGCGAAAGCATTTAACACCGTCTGAAGTGGAACGCATCCTTGATGTGGTAAAAGCGGGTCCTAATCCTCAGCGAGATTATTGTCTGATATGGATGTGTTTCATACATGGTTGTCGGGTAAGCGAAATTCGACGTTGGCGATTATCAGATATCGATCTGCAAAATGGGAACGTTTTTGTTCATCGATTAAAAAATGGCTTTTCTACTATCCATCCTTTGTATGCTCGTGAGCGCAAGGCACTCACGGAATGGCTGGAGGTGCGGAAACACTATCGCGGCGCAGAGAGTGAGTGGCTGTTTCTCTCAAATCGCGGTAATAAATTATCGCGGCAACGAATCTATTGGTTATTAAGAAACTACAGCGAAGCGGCTAATTTAGATGTTCATGCACATCCCCATATGCTGCGACACGGATGCGGATTTGCGCTTGCGGATAAAGGTGTAGATACCCGGCTCATTCAGGATTATCTGGGTCATAAAAATATTCAACATACCGTATTATATACCGCGAGTAACGCAAATCGATTTAAAGATGTTTGGTAA
- the glpA_1 gene encoding anaerobic glycerol-3-phosphate dehydrogenase yields MAQTRILRAYSGVRPLVATDDDPSGRNVSRGIVLFDHAVRDGLEGFITITGGKLMTYRLMAEWATDAVCRKLGNTTPCTTASAPLPGSREEPEATLRKVISLPPVLRGSAVYRHGERAADWLNDTRLNQSLVCECEAVTASEVRYAVESLAVTKLVDLRRRTRVGMGTCQGELCACRAAGLLQRFGVMSGMESCHELSRFLNERWKGIAPVAYGDALREAEFTRWVYQGLCGMEQEQPHEI; encoded by the coding sequence ATGGCCCAGACGCGGATTTTACGCGCTTACTCCGGGGTGCGCCCACTGGTGGCGACCGACGACGATCCCAGCGGCCGTAACGTCAGCCGCGGCATTGTGCTGTTTGACCATGCCGTGCGTGACGGGCTTGAAGGATTTATCACCATCACAGGCGGCAAACTGATGACCTATCGCCTGATGGCGGAATGGGCGACTGATGCGGTATGCCGCAAACTGGGCAACACGACGCCCTGTACGACCGCCAGCGCGCCGCTGCCGGGATCGCGCGAAGAACCCGAAGCAACGCTGCGTAAAGTCATCTCCCTCCCGCCGGTATTGCGCGGTTCCGCCGTTTATCGTCATGGTGAACGCGCGGCAGACTGGCTTAACGATACCCGCCTCAATCAAAGCCTGGTCTGTGAATGCGAAGCGGTCACCGCCAGCGAGGTGCGCTACGCCGTCGAGTCGCTGGCCGTCACCAAACTGGTGGATTTACGCCGCCGCACCCGCGTTGGGATGGGGACGTGTCAGGGCGAACTGTGCGCCTGCCGGGCCGCCGGACTGTTGCAGCGTTTTGGCGTCATGAGCGGCATGGAATCCTGCCATGAGTTATCGCGCTTCCTCAACGAACGCTGGAAAGGCATTGCCCCGGTTGCATACGGCGATGCGTTGCGTGAAGCGGAGTTTACGCGATGGGTTTATCAGGGATTATGCGGTATGGAACAGGAGCAGCCACATGAAATTTGA
- the dsbA_1 gene encoding thiol:disulfide interchange protein yields MGKRNFKTPVIYAALFIIISCAIAFAAMKYLSPTASTADKDELQDLVQLSATEAAASPVEDSDSLIEIFAYGCHYCAINEDNLSKMAARLPAGKSFRQLHLSLPGAAFSRTDTLFATLTVMGIEKQYREKIYHAINEEHIDLGTQAVRDMWLQKNNIDVAAFDKASTSAQTQALLNYMAKISAYYKIRGTPTFIINKKWVALQDRSYPAFSDHLLSLVEKDLPLEK; encoded by the coding sequence ATGGGCAAAAGGAATTTCAAAACGCCAGTCATTTATGCCGCTCTGTTTATTATTATTTCTTGCGCCATTGCGTTTGCGGCAATGAAATATCTGTCGCCAACGGCATCCACGGCTGACAAGGACGAACTTCAGGATCTTGTTCAGCTTAGCGCAACAGAAGCTGCAGCAAGCCCGGTTGAGGATTCCGATTCACTGATCGAAATTTTTGCCTATGGCTGCCACTATTGCGCCATCAATGAAGATAATCTCAGCAAAATGGCCGCCAGACTTCCGGCAGGTAAATCATTTCGCCAGTTGCATCTCAGTCTTCCTGGGGCGGCATTCTCGCGTACAGACACCTTGTTCGCCACATTAACGGTTATGGGTATCGAAAAGCAGTACCGGGAAAAAATCTATCACGCCATTAATGAAGAGCACATTGATTTAGGTACGCAGGCCGTTCGTGATATGTGGCTGCAAAAAAACAATATCGACGTTGCTGCGTTCGATAAAGCAAGCACTTCCGCACAGACCCAGGCACTGCTTAACTATATGGCGAAAATCTCCGCATATTACAAAATACGGGGCACGCCCACCTTTATTATCAATAAAAAATGGGTTGCGCTTCAGGATCGATCCTATCCGGCATTCAGCGATCACCTTCTTTCTCTGGTTGAAAAAGATTTGCCTCTGGAGAAGTAA
- the fimD_1 gene encoding PapC-like porin protein involved in fimbrial biogenesis: protein MDYDNYYLNLRSGINLGTWRLRNYSTWSRDSEGVQHWNTINSWVQKDIPALRSQFVAGESSSTSDVFDSVPFRGAQVASDDDMLPDNMTGYSPVVRGIAKTNAQVIIRQNGYVIYQSYVAPGAFEINDLYPASGSGDLFVTIKESDGSERSFTVAYAAVPVLQREGHLKYSLTAGKYRSNSNNAEEPMFYQGTVIYGLPHGATVYSGLQYADKYRALVLGWGQNLGAIGAISADVTQANTQRSASGDANGQSWRLRYGKNFVDTGTNFSLASYRYSTKGFYTFQEAMEGYSGNSDYYNDHKRSRMDVTLSQNIGPSLGSISLSLIKENYWNRNRDMKSASVGYNNNYGGVSYSVNYSYNKKWL, encoded by the coding sequence GTGGATTACGACAACTATTATCTTAATTTGCGCTCCGGTATCAATTTAGGCACCTGGCGCTTACGTAACTATTCGACGTGGAGTCGTGATAGTGAGGGCGTTCAGCATTGGAATACCATCAACTCCTGGGTGCAAAAAGATATCCCTGCGTTACGCAGTCAGTTTGTCGCCGGGGAAAGCAGTTCTACCAGCGATGTGTTTGATAGCGTACCGTTTCGCGGAGCCCAGGTTGCGTCTGACGATGATATGTTGCCGGATAATATGACGGGATATTCACCGGTAGTGCGTGGTATTGCGAAAACCAACGCACAGGTGATTATTCGTCAAAACGGTTATGTCATTTATCAAAGTTATGTCGCGCCTGGCGCCTTTGAAATCAACGATCTTTATCCTGCCTCTGGCAGCGGTGATTTGTTTGTAACAATTAAGGAATCGGATGGCAGTGAACGGTCATTCACTGTCGCCTATGCAGCTGTGCCTGTATTGCAAAGGGAAGGGCATCTCAAATATAGCCTTACGGCCGGTAAATATCGCTCTAACTCGAACAATGCCGAGGAGCCGATGTTCTATCAGGGCACGGTGATATACGGTCTTCCACATGGGGCGACGGTTTATAGCGGTTTACAGTATGCAGACAAATACCGTGCTCTGGTTCTGGGCTGGGGTCAAAACCTCGGCGCGATTGGCGCCATTTCAGCTGACGTCACGCAAGCCAATACGCAGCGGTCAGCATCAGGTGATGCCAACGGACAGTCGTGGCGGCTGAGATATGGTAAAAACTTTGTTGATACCGGCACTAACTTCTCTCTGGCCAGCTACCGCTACTCGACAAAAGGTTTCTATACCTTCCAGGAAGCGATGGAAGGTTATAGCGGTAACAGTGATTATTACAACGATCACAAACGTAGCCGCATGGATGTGACTTTAAGCCAGAATATTGGGCCGTCGCTGGGTTCAATATCGTTAAGTTTGATTAAAGAAAATTACTGGAATCGCAACCGGGATATGAAATCCGCGAGCGTGGGTTATAACAATAACTATGGCGGTGTGAGCTATAGCGTTAACTATTCCTATAACAAAAAATGGTTATGA
- the ycbS_1 gene encoding outer membrane export usher protein, whose amino-acid sequence MSALHPKYFKVKKLPCLISCLLAVVAFNSKSYARDYFNPVLLEIDNPGGPDSSKVDLSSFENGQQQPGIYHVDLYLNRDMVDTYDIHFEEKVNAAGEKELQPCLSAELLKKLGVKVNLFPGIKADDKCVYLPAVIPQASANLVFNQQRLDVSIPQAALDHTARNYIPARKVGLWYTRAAG is encoded by the coding sequence ATGTCAGCTTTGCATCCGAAATATTTCAAAGTAAAAAAACTGCCATGCCTAATCTCATGTTTATTGGCGGTGGTTGCTTTTAATTCAAAATCTTACGCCAGAGATTATTTTAATCCCGTATTACTGGAAATCGACAATCCAGGCGGACCAGACTCCAGTAAAGTTGACCTTTCTTCTTTTGAAAATGGCCAGCAGCAACCGGGTATTTATCACGTCGATCTCTACTTAAACAGAGATATGGTCGATACCTATGACATTCATTTTGAAGAGAAAGTGAATGCGGCTGGGGAAAAAGAACTCCAGCCTTGCCTGAGCGCTGAACTGCTTAAGAAGCTGGGCGTCAAGGTCAATCTGTTTCCAGGCATTAAAGCGGATGACAAGTGTGTTTATCTGCCAGCGGTTATCCCGCAAGCTTCTGCGAATTTGGTGTTTAATCAACAACGCCTGGATGTCAGCATCCCGCAAGCTGCCTTAGATCATACGGCCAGAAACTATATTCCCGCCCGAAAAGTGGGACTATGGTATACCCGCGCTGCTGGTTAA
- the lpfB gene encoding fimbrial chaperone protein, producing MSRSFIFRIITTLFIIFACNANAGVVVGGTRLVYDGARKESSLRIENPDQIPYLIQSWVDTTEGVRTNIPFIITPPLFRLDAGQDNILRVIRVGGNLPEDRESLYWLNVKAIPSSEKKDNTLQIAIKTRIKFIYRPASIKQTPEESAKVLAWHQQGKKLVVKNNSPFYFTFFSVKTNGVKLHQDVRMVSPLSELSFDLPNEDKANKVEWQIINDFGGASKTYSLVL from the coding sequence GTGAGTCGTTCATTTATTTTCAGAATCATAACGACACTATTCATCATATTTGCCTGTAACGCAAATGCCGGTGTCGTTGTTGGAGGAACTCGGCTTGTCTATGACGGCGCGCGTAAAGAATCCTCACTTCGAATTGAAAACCCGGATCAAATTCCCTATTTGATTCAGTCCTGGGTGGATACCACCGAAGGCGTACGTACTAATATTCCTTTTATCATTACACCGCCGCTTTTTCGCCTGGATGCAGGGCAAGACAATATATTACGTGTTATCAGAGTTGGCGGTAATCTTCCGGAGGACCGGGAGTCGCTTTATTGGTTGAATGTGAAAGCTATTCCGTCTTCAGAGAAAAAAGACAACACGTTACAAATTGCCATTAAAACCAGAATTAAATTTATATATCGCCCGGCGTCCATAAAACAAACGCCCGAAGAGTCTGCCAAAGTTCTGGCATGGCACCAACAAGGTAAAAAACTTGTTGTAAAAAATAACAGTCCGTTCTATTTCACCTTTTTTTCAGTGAAAACGAATGGCGTCAAACTGCACCAGGACGTGAGAATGGTTTCGCCATTAAGTGAATTGTCGTTTGATTTACCTAATGAAGACAAAGCGAACAAAGTTGAGTGGCAAATCATTAATGATTTTGGTGGTGCAAGTAAAACATATTCACTTGTTCTATAG
- the fimA_1 gene encoding fimbrial protein: MTSKLTLAVVLAAMSMSASVLAADGTVNFTGTITDKACTVDTGSKNQTVDMGTVATTAFGAKGDTAAAKSFTIKLTTCPTDVTTNGAAVRFDGMAKDGDPSVLALDAASVATDVGIQIKDNANKVVKLFENSSVYTLVQGDNNLNFTARYISTADTVGAGTANSSAQFTIIYQ, translated from the coding sequence ATGACCAGCAAATTGACGCTTGCCGTAGTATTGGCGGCTATGAGCATGAGCGCTTCCGTATTAGCTGCAGATGGTACGGTGAATTTCACCGGGACCATTACCGATAAGGCATGCACTGTCGATACAGGGAGCAAAAACCAAACTGTTGATATGGGAACCGTTGCTACCACAGCATTTGGCGCAAAGGGGGATACTGCGGCAGCGAAATCTTTTACTATTAAACTCACTACCTGCCCGACCGACGTAACCACAAACGGCGCTGCAGTCCGTTTTGATGGTATGGCGAAAGATGGCGATCCAAGTGTGCTTGCACTGGACGCGGCATCTGTTGCTACTGACGTCGGCATTCAAATTAAAGATAACGCTAATAAAGTTGTGAAGTTATTTGAAAACAGCTCTGTTTACACGTTGGTTCAGGGCGACAATAACCTCAACTTTACGGCACGTTATATTTCAACCGCTGATACAGTTGGCGCAGGCACGGCTAATTCCAGCGCGCAATTCACTATTATTTATCAGTAA
- a CDS encoding protein LpfD, whose protein sequence is MGQKKVTDPDMNVPGQVPVLRSGFVISGTYYATCKSGCTTATNNNHTFFTAKVPGLQQVAVKDGLTFYKVTENLAVAIEIKTRISSSTFVNKPLPYEDVDNGQSTASTVHKAFNTGTEGTISLMILKPFIGESIIPPTIVASLWGTLNPAYHDESAVLSQVSLKGSVLATQTCDFTSGKVIKVDFGKIMLPEIAAKGPVNGRNKLINLDIKCTNISSGVAVKMRLNGEQDANDPNYLKTTNPDVGIRITEHDSNTPISPAGGVFPASGSIITDYSDYTSQTGNIKLDAVPVNTTGNKPGQGAFSATSTITIELQ, encoded by the coding sequence ATGGGGCAGAAAAAAGTTACCGATCCCGACATGAACGTACCCGGTCAGGTACCGGTGTTACGCAGCGGTTTTGTTATCAGCGGAACCTATTATGCTACCTGTAAATCGGGGTGTACGACCGCGACAAATAATAACCATACGTTCTTTACCGCTAAAGTGCCTGGGCTACAGCAGGTCGCTGTCAAAGACGGGCTGACTTTTTACAAAGTAACTGAAAACCTGGCGGTGGCGATTGAGATAAAAACGCGTATTAGTAGTTCTACCTTTGTTAATAAGCCGCTTCCTTATGAAGATGTCGATAACGGTCAGTCGACCGCGTCGACAGTTCATAAAGCTTTTAATACGGGCACGGAGGGAACGATATCATTAATGATTCTCAAGCCTTTCATTGGCGAAAGTATAATTCCTCCGACCATTGTGGCATCGCTCTGGGGGACATTAAACCCTGCCTATCATGATGAATCCGCAGTACTGAGTCAGGTGAGTCTGAAAGGTTCGGTATTGGCCACCCAAACCTGTGACTTTACCAGCGGTAAAGTGATTAAAGTTGACTTTGGTAAAATTATGCTGCCAGAGATAGCCGCCAAAGGACCCGTAAACGGTAGAAATAAACTGATCAATCTGGATATCAAATGTACCAATATCTCATCCGGTGTTGCCGTAAAAATGAGATTAAATGGCGAGCAGGATGCGAATGATCCGAATTATTTGAAAACGACGAATCCCGACGTTGGTATACGTATCACTGAACACGATTCAAATACGCCGATTTCGCCCGCTGGAGGCGTATTTCCTGCCAGCGGCAGTATTATAACTGACTACAGTGATTACACATCACAAACTGGCAATATTAAGCTTGATGCCGTACCGGTAAATACGACGGGAAATAAACCTGGTCAGGGTGCGTTTAGCGCAACAAGTACCATAACTATTGAATTGCAATAG